TTGTAGGTCGGTGCAGGGCTCTTTAACCGGGCATAAGCAGCAGGGCTTAAAGGGGCGATTTCGCTGTATAATTCAGCCTGGAGGTTAAACTTGAGCGGCAGAGGTGAGTAGCAAATTTCGCTTCAAGCTCAAACCTTTTTTTGCGGAATTTTCATAGCGCTAGCTCCGGGGAGAGGAGGCTGCATGCTTTCAATGAGAAGCCGCCTATTGTTGCTTTTGGCCCACCGCAAAGCACGACGCGCTCCACGTTGGCTCGGTCGCACACTCTgtgtttataattttatttttttattacatctgTGCACACGCATAAGGGGTATGTTCTATTGAAACACATCGAATTGTGTATGTGGTCCTTTGGCGGCGAGGTGCAAGCATGCATGGGCCTCTGGATGCGGTCGGCACATGAACGCAACGCGGCTTGGTGAGGCCTAAGGCTCATGGCTGCACTGTGCACCCTGCAAACCAGTTTGACTAAGATTCTAGTGGCGGTGTGGGGAGCACGTATGAGACCGAAATAGAGCCGCAAGGAAGCGCTGATTTTAGAACAGGATGCGTCACAGATTTACGCCAATTTTGCACCCACCCCCTACCAAAAGCCTCCCCCCATATAGTGAGCTCAGCGTTGTGTTACAAACAAGTCTGACAAGGTGTGGTTTTGTTTCCCAGGTGTGAGAAATAAACATGAGCGACAAGGGGACAGTGTCAtccaaggagaaggaggagacgGAGAAGAGGGGGCGTGGAAGACCCCGTAAGCAGccccaggtaaaaaaaaaaaaacagtatctcTCAGGTGCACACTTTATGGAACATCTATGAAGTCTGACTCATCTGTTCAGGGAATGCGACATTATTTTAGACTTCCACAACCGACATAGGTTGCCAATGCAGTTGTGCCCTTGCGCAAGGCACTACATTATTCCTTAGCTCTACTTCCAACTTTACCACTGTCACAATATACtgcaaatgaaactttttcaagTAATTAATTTCAATAAAAGTCTAATAACTCTTTAGATAAGTGCCCCAATAGCATGCAGGCCTCTTTACTGCCATTTGCTTAGCCATGATTGATGGCGGCGTAGACACCCCCCCATTAACAAACTTCCTGTGTTTGTCAGGAACTTGTAATCCAacacccttaaactagttttAACCCTCTCAGACCCACCTCAGGTCTTATGTAATGGCTGACATGGCAAGGTTGAGTCTGGCTCATATGGTCGCCGCGTTGCACCGCGTATTGAATTGCTTTGGTTGCTATGAGCCGCGGTAGTAAACAAGCTAGAAATTCAGTCAGCGATGAGTCTGTGACCTTGTTCACTACTACAGGTTGTCATAAGAACACTCAAGCAGCGTCAAAGTTCTTTATGATCCTTTTCAGATTATATCTATTGTTCAATACCTTTCACTGGCATGTTTTAGACTCCTTTGCAGTGTAGGAATGTTAAGGTGCGTCTGCATTTCACTGGCATTTGCTGAGCGCCTGGCAGTTGCATTGAGCAGGAAATGCGATCATTCATATGCTGTAATTTCTGTTTTGCTAACATCTGTATCTTAATTGTCAGGAGCCCAGCGGGTCCCCGACTCCAAAGAGGCCCAGAGGACGGCCCAAGGGCAGCAAAAACAAGACAACCAGCAAGGGCAAAGTAAGTCCATGATGTCTGCCTGACTTGATCATGTCAAAACCAGAACACGAAAGGCCCGCCAACCACAAGTTTCTGAATATTTCACGGCATATAACCTCTCGGTCAAGGAGGTCCCGAAGTTCCTTGTGGACTGATCTGTTGCTGCGGCTGTGCCGATTTCCCctttctgtcaaaaaaaaaagttacgcAAGGCTTTCCTATTGTAAATGCAGTTTTCTTGACGGGAAGTAGCAAATGATGCTCGctgtgtacttcctgtcctgtccagcatCCTGCAGCTTGTCATGCACAGGGAGATGCAGAGGCTACAAGAGTGTTTCCACGCTGACACTAAACACCCCGCTGCCCCCACCCTGCACACAGTCCTAGTTCTTCTCGGCCTGTTGTCTCCATAGCAACAGCTGATTTTCTTCCTCGCCCCAAACCCACCAACTCCCCAGTGCACACTGTCCTCACTGCTACTGTATTTGTGCGGGAAGGAAAATGTTTGTGCACGTTTGATATAGGTTTAGCGGCGAAGGCCAAGTGGCCGAGGGTTTATGTCTATGCTCACTTCCACCAGCTGTCTCTGAGCCACGGACCAGGTGGCCAGCGAACTGGAGTGCCCTGTGTGCAGTTCCTGTTGGCCTTCCAGATAATAGCCAATGAACCCAATGCCCCCCTTCCTATCTGTTTGCAGAGGAtctgctgccacctacaggCAGCCAGAAGCAGCAATTGAGAGAA
Above is a genomic segment from Dunckerocampus dactyliophorus isolate RoL2022-P2 chromosome 1, RoL_Ddac_1.1, whole genome shotgun sequence containing:
- the hmga1a gene encoding high mobility group AT-hook 1a: MSDKGTVSSKEKEETEKRGRGRPRKQPQEPSGSPTPKRPRGRPKGSKNKTTSKGKAKAEPAPGAKRRGRPKKEEKEEKASQESSEQEEEEEEEEEEEDQ